Proteins found in one Paucidesulfovibrio longus DSM 6739 genomic segment:
- a CDS encoding cytochrome c3 family protein, which produces MQKRYIPITVVVCLLAAAALAGYLTPVKAQKLPVRILFQNNGGRVIFSHLRHHKNYQIACATCHHEADSGHGQGQAATSSEPLPCGSCHPASFDQDYVAEHVNSFPDKSYCVKCHHAEFGVLAFDHEAHKEYASEDCQACHHGTDIEAEPGHCNQCHDLAGSETMPSLRDAAHKRCATCHEDMFDKGIKGCAPCHKMKDMTGYTGSYTPCQQCHRTPSPDRELVLTRTNAFHDQCMNCHKELKKGPYGENECGKCHIR; this is translated from the coding sequence TTGCAAAAACGCTACATCCCCATCACCGTTGTAGTCTGCCTGCTCGCCGCGGCGGCGCTTGCGGGTTACCTCACGCCGGTCAAGGCCCAGAAGCTGCCCGTGCGCATCTTGTTCCAGAACAACGGCGGCCGGGTCATCTTCTCGCACCTCCGGCACCACAAGAACTACCAGATCGCCTGCGCCACATGCCACCATGAGGCGGACTCCGGGCATGGCCAGGGACAAGCGGCAACCTCCTCGGAACCCCTTCCTTGCGGCTCCTGCCATCCGGCCTCCTTCGACCAGGACTACGTGGCCGAACACGTCAATTCCTTCCCGGACAAGAGCTATTGCGTGAAGTGCCACCACGCGGAATTCGGAGTGCTTGCCTTCGACCACGAAGCCCACAAGGAATACGCCTCGGAGGATTGCCAGGCCTGCCACCACGGGACGGACATCGAAGCGGAGCCGGGCCACTGCAACCAGTGCCACGACCTTGCCGGAAGCGAGACCATGCCCAGCCTGCGCGACGCCGCGCACAAACGCTGCGCGACCTGCCATGAAGACATGTTCGACAAGGGCATCAAGGGTTGCGCCCCTTGTCACAAGATGAAGGACATGACCGGCTACACGGGATCGTACACGCCCTGCCAGCAGTGCCACCGCACTCCCAGCCCGGACAGGGAGCTTGTGCTCACGCGCACCAACGCCTTCCACGACCAGTGCATGAACTGCCACAAGGAGCTGAAAAAAGGCCCTTACGGCGAAAACGAATGCGGCAAATGCCACATCAGGTGA
- a CDS encoding NAD(P)/FAD-dependent oxidoreductase, whose amino-acid sequence MNKIYDVIILGSGPAGIQAAIHASRKKAAVLMLGRMHKSSLYWAHVENFCCQFRVTGEEMLETGKMQAENFGTEIIEEDVLSIVPEGKHFVLTIESGTSFTARSLILATGTTRNKLGVPGEKELLGKGVSYCVECDGGFFRNEPVAVLGGQSAAVGGAVTLSKLASKVWLVNESFEVAPALLAQAAESGVTLLEGTSVKSILGETAVTGLALKDGNTLNVTGVFIELGAKGVLELAATLGLELDESMKYVQTDKKQRTNIPGVFAAGDICGPPLQIAKAVGEGCVAGIEAATYARKLTTAQTDAELEPEA is encoded by the coding sequence ATGAATAAAATTTATGACGTGATCATCCTCGGCTCCGGCCCCGCCGGAATCCAGGCGGCCATCCACGCCTCCCGCAAGAAAGCCGCAGTGCTCATGCTCGGCCGGATGCACAAGAGCAGCCTTTACTGGGCCCACGTGGAAAACTTCTGCTGCCAGTTCCGCGTCACGGGCGAGGAAATGCTGGAAACGGGAAAGATGCAGGCGGAGAATTTCGGCACGGAAATCATTGAGGAAGACGTGCTTTCCATCGTTCCCGAAGGCAAGCACTTCGTGCTGACCATCGAGAGCGGAACGAGCTTCACCGCTCGATCTTTGATCCTGGCCACCGGCACCACCCGCAACAAGCTCGGGGTTCCCGGGGAAAAGGAACTGCTCGGCAAAGGCGTCAGCTATTGCGTGGAGTGCGACGGCGGCTTCTTCCGGAACGAACCCGTGGCCGTTCTCGGCGGCCAGAGCGCCGCGGTCGGAGGCGCGGTGACGCTCTCCAAGCTCGCCTCCAAGGTCTGGCTGGTGAACGAATCCTTCGAGGTCGCCCCGGCGCTCCTGGCCCAGGCAGCGGAGAGCGGCGTGACCCTGCTGGAAGGCACGAGCGTCAAATCCATTCTCGGAGAAACCGCCGTGACCGGCCTGGCCCTCAAGGACGGCAACACTCTGAACGTCACGGGCGTGTTCATCGAACTCGGTGCCAAGGGCGTGCTGGAACTGGCGGCCACCCTCGGCCTGGAGCTGGACGAAAGCATGAAGTACGTCCAGACGGACAAAAAACAGCGCACGAATATTCCGGGCGTGTTCGCCGCCGGAGACATCTGCGGCCCGCCGCTTCAGATCGCCAAGGCGGTGGGCGAGGGCTGCGTCGCGGGCATCGAGGCCGCGACATACGCCCGCAAGCTCACGACCGCGCAAACCGACGCGGAGCTGGAACCGGAGGCATAG